The following nucleotide sequence is from Drosophila kikkawai strain 14028-0561.14 chromosome 2L, DkikHiC1v2, whole genome shotgun sequence.
TGTGTGGGAATTTCCCGGTGGTAATGCACTCGTTATACATATCCAATAGGATATGGGGTCGGTTCTCCGCGATCGCTATTAGAACTTCTGCTGGAATGTTGTCGGGCCATGGGGCCTTTTTCCCTTTTAAGGGTTTTTGCCGCTTTCAGTAGCTCGTCCTCAGTGAAGAGCTCGATCTGGTGTTCGGCTATTGGTGGAGTAGTCCTCGCTGTGCTATTTGTATGAGCGGGAAATAGTGCTTTGACTATTTGGTCCATTTGCTCTTCCTCTAGATCCGGTGTTGGATTTCTTTTTCTGAGCTTCTTCATCACGATTTTATATCCGAGCCCCCATGGGTCACTATTGACATCGTTGCAGAGGCGTTTCCATTTCTCCGTTTTGGTTTTTCGGATGGCAATATTTAAGTCCTTCTTGGATTTCTTAAATTGGCTCTCTTCTTGTGTAAAGATGCTTTTCCGTCTAGCCCTCGTAAGGCGGCGTCTGTTTTTTATACACGTTTCTCTGAGAGCTTTTATCTCTTGTGTCCACCAGTACGCTTCTTGTCCTTGTCTGCGAGGATTGCCCATTTTAGGAATTGCAGCTTTGCAGGCCTGCCTTATGGTTGTCATGTTGTTGCTGATTATGTTCCCGCCTCTCTGTCGGTTCAGCCTTGCGTAAATTTCTCGAATCAGCATTTCTTTGTCCAGTCGATTAGCATTCCATCCTTTCCTCGTTGGTGCTACTGTAGTCACTTCGTTTTCTGCTATGTCAAACATAATATAGCAGTGGTCACTTCCGTTGTAGGTATCAAGGACTTTCCAGTCGGCGATTTTGTGCGCGCAGTTTTCTGTCACTAGTGTTATGTCGGGGATTGTGCCCACGTTCCCTATTCGATTGAATGTGGGCATACCACATTCTTGAGCTCTTGAGTTAAAGTCCCCTGCTATTATAAGGTTTCCACTTATATGCCTTGCGTTGTCTTCGATGTCTTCAAGTTTCGTTTGGAAAGTCTGAATCGTCACTTGGGGTCAAATAGCAGCTGAATATCGTCCAGTTTCTAATTTGTGTAATGACGTGGCATCTTCCTTTTTTGTCACTTCCTTGTGGAGCCGTGGTGGGGTCCGGAATCCATATGGCCGCAGTCTTTGTGTCGTCTTCCAGCCAGAATCCTTCCTCCCGTTTCTTGTATTCTTCGCTTATGATAACAACGTCAATTTGGTTTTCCAGCACAATTTGGTGCAGTAGGTCATTTGCCGTTCTGCTTCTATGCATATTTGCTTGAAGGATCTTCATggctttccttttcttgtCACGCTGGGGCAATGCGCAGTCCCAGGGAGGTGTCTAACATCGCTCCTGTTCTCTGCTGTGCAGATACAGCACCTTAGAGCTTTGGTGCAGGTCTTTATTTTGTAACCACTTTCACCACATCTAATGCAAAGGTCTCTCCTACCCGGTCCTTTGCAGTCCTTTTGCAAATGTCCAGGTCCAAAACACTTGAAGCATCTCTTTATGTCGAGACAACGCTTCACCCGGCACCGGGTCCACCCTATTTTTATCCGTTGCTCCGTCAATATCTTCGTCGCGTCTTTCGTTGGTAGCGTAACAAAAGCTCGTCTTTGTTCTGAGCTATTTACTCCCGTCAAGTGTATTGTTATTTCCTGACTTGTATCGCCTATACTTTCTCTGATTGATGAGATTATTTCGTCTTCTTGTGTGATGCTGTCGATATCTCTAATTTCTAATTTGACCATTTGCCTCATAGTCTTCACCGATCCACACTCTTTAAGGGTATCTATGATACTTTCACATAATTTGTCCATTTGGCTTCCTTTGGCAGGAGCATGGTCTTCCTGACCGACACTATATTACTGCCTGATTCCTCTGGTTTAAGAGTCTTCCGCAGGTTGCCCAACACCTCAGCATAGCTCTTACCCTCTGCAGGTCTGATTAGGACGGCTTCTGGGCGAGAACGCATTCTTGTGCTAGGTTTCTCTTTATTTCCTTTAGCTCCATTGTTCCTTACATGTCCgtctttagttttgttttcttttttccccttCTTATATGTGACCGTCTGAAATCCTTCATTTGCCTGTTTGCTTCTCACCTTCTTGCTCAGCTCCTGAGCTGCCAGGCTACTGGCTGTCCTCTTCTTTAGACGGGCGTTTCGCTCGCTGTATTGCCAGCTACATATTCGTTGGCTTTCCTCGATGCCTTTAGGCGCTCCAGTTCTGCGGTTTTCCAGCTCGATCGGTAGTTTTCCATGACATCGAAGAGCTCACTCAGTTCTGAGGTGCCATCCTTGACGTCCATGCTGATGTTCCTTTGCTTTTGCATCGCGATCTTCATTTTCCTTAAGATTGCTTTGCACTCTACCAAGGCCTTTTCTTCTAGAGCCTGCATCTTGCAAATCAGCTCCTGCCGTGGGGAGCTTGACGCAGTAGTCTGTGTATGCAAAGGGGTCTGTTGCATCGGTTGTGGGGTTGTTTCCATTTCAGCTTCTGTGTTGCCGCTGCCGCGCGGTTTGGATTTGGGTTTGTCGTCCCCGTCGCGTTCTTGTCTGGTGATCTTGTCATCATGGTGCTCTTCTTGAATGCATCTCcttcattttccttttttcgtTGTGTGTTTATCATCTTGTGTGACTGGGTCCAAAATCTAAGCCGCTATCTCCCCGCATATGTGCAGTAGTCCAAAAATGTCCCCATGGGTCCCTATGCAAGCAGTGAGGTCCATTCGAGGGTTGAGAGCTTCATGGGCGTCTATGTTCAGAGAAAGGACAGACTCTAGGCAAGAATCCATTCAACTTCGCCTGCACCACCGAGCCGTTGGTGTGCGTCTTGAGCGTACTTAGAGACTTGCTAAGTTTTATTTGGACGGAGGCGAGTTTGAGTTCAGCAGTGAGGTCGACAGCAGAAAGATCAAAtaacaaaagttgaaaaagtaaaaagcAGATAAACGTGAAacttgtaaattttaaaataaatataatattttaaaactaccATAATAAAGATTCACCTAA
It contains:
- the LOC138928721 gene encoding uncharacterized protein, with the translated sequence MKILQANMHRSRTANDLLHQIVLENQIDVVIISEEYKKREEGFWLEDDTKTAAIWIPDPTTAPQGRNVGTIPDITLVTENCAHKIADWKVLDTYNGSDHCYIMFDIAENEVTTVAPTRKGWNANRLDKEMLIREIYARLNRQRGGNIISNNMTTIRQACKAAIPKMGNPRRQGQEAYWWTQEIKALRETCIKNRRRLTRARRKSIFTQEESQFKKSKKDLNIAIRKTKTEKWKRLCNDVNSDPWGLGYKIVMKKLRKRNPTPDLEEEQMDQIVKALFPAHTNSTARTTPPIAEHQIELFTEDELLKAAKTLKREKGPMARQHSSRSSNSDRGEPTPYPIGYV